A window of Cetobacterium sp. ZOR0034 genomic DNA:
TATTTTTAAAGTAAGTATGGTATAATTTATAAGTTAAAGTATAGTTATAAAAAGGAGTGAAGATAGTGTTTACTAAATTAGAAGAAGTTATAGTAAGATTTGATGAGTTAACAGAAGCTTTAGGTTCTCCAGAAGTTTTAAGCAATCCAAAAAAAATGATGGAGTGTAATAAGGCATTAAACGATATAACACCTATTGTTGAAAAGTACAAAGAGTATAAGAGATACCAAGAGGATTTAGAGTTTATAAAAGATAATATCAGAGGAGAGAAAGACCCTGATATGAAAGAGATGATGCAAGAGGAATTAAAAGAGATAGAAGAGATAATTCCAAACATCGAACAAGAGATGAAGGTTTTATTATTACCAAAAGATCCTAACGATGACAGAAACGTTATCATAGAGATAAGAGGAGGAGCTGGAGGAGACGAGGCTGCTCTATTTGCTGGAAACTTATTCAGAATGTATACTAGATATGCAGAGAGAAAGAAGTGGAAGATAGAGATAATTGAAAAGCAAGAGATTGGTGTAGGAGGAATAAAGGAAGCTGTATTCTCTATAACTGGTCAAGGTGCTTACTCAAGATTAAAGTTTGAATCTGGAGTTCATAGAGTACAAAGAGTTCCTGAAACTGAATCATCGGGAAGAATTCATACATCAACTGCAACAGTTGCGGTATTACCTGAAGTTGATGAAGTACAAGATGTAAAAATCAATTCATCAGATTTAAAAATTGATACGTTCAGAGCATCTGGAGCGGGAGGTCAGCACGTTAACATGACTGACTCTGCTGTTAGAATAACTCACTTACCTTCAGGAGTTATTGTTCAATGTCAAGACGAGAGATCACAGTTAAAAAATAGAGAAAAAGCTATGAAACATTTGGCTTCAAAACTATATGAGATGGAGTTAGAGAAGCAAAGATCAGCTGTTGAAAGTGAAAGAAGACTTCAAGTTGGATCAGGAGATAGATCTGAAAAAATCAGAACTTATAACTATCCTCAAGGAAGAATTACTGATCACAGAATTAAGTTTACTGCACATCAACTAGAAGCTTTCTTAGATGGAGATATCGATCATATGATAGATGCTTTAACTACGTTTGCTCAAGCAGAAATGCTTTCAAGTTCAGCGGAGTAATTTATGAAATTACTAGATATATTAAAATTTTCTGAGGAGTATTTGAAAAAATACTCCTTTTCAAAACCCAGATTAGAGAGTGAAAAAATTATATCTCATGTACTGAAGTTAGAAAGAATAACTCTGTATGCTTATTTTGATATGGAATTAAATTTAGAGCAAAAAGAAAAAATAAAAGATTATCTAAAAGCGATGGCTAGAAATAGGGTAACTTTTGATGAATTGCCTAAAGAGGAAAAAAACATAGCTGAGGAGAAAGATTTTTCAGTAGAGAACAGAGAACTTTTACAAAAGAGTATCCAGTATCTACAAAATAATGATGTTGCAGATGCTAAATTAGATGCAGAATATATCTTTGCTCATGTTCTTAATGTTAAAAGAACAGTTCTTTCTTTGAATCTAAGAAGAGAGATAAAGGAAGAGGAGAAATCTGAAATAAAAGAGTTACTTCATAAAAGAGCAAAAGCTAAAAAACCACTTCAATATCTTTTAGGAGAGTGGGAGTTTTATGGATTACCATTTAAAGTTGACGAAAGAGTTTTAATACCTAGAGCTGATACAGAGATTTTAGTAGAGCAGTGTAAATTTATATTGAGTGAGCTTCAAAATCCTAAAGTTTTAGATATTGGAACAGGAAGTGGAGCAATATCTGTAACAATAGCTAAAGAAGTTCCTGATGCAGATGTATTGGGTGCAGATATAAGTACAGATGCTTTAGAAGTAGCAGTAGAAAATAGAAAATTAAATGATGTAGAAAAAAATCTGAAGTTTATAAAATCAGATGTATTTTCAAATATAAAAGATACAGATTATGATATGATAATATCGAATCCACCATATATTCCAAAAGAGGAGTATGAAGAGTTAATGCCTGAGGTTAAGTTACATGAACCTTCTGGAGCATTAACAGATAATGGAGACGGATACTATTTCTATAAGAAAATTTCTGAGGAGTCACCCAAATATCTAAAAGATGGAGGATATTTAGCTTTTGAAGTTGGATATAATCAAGCTTTTGAAGTGAGTGAATTTATGAAAAAAGCTGGATTTGAAATAGTTGGAGTTATAAAAGATTATGCTGGAATAGATAGAGTTGTAATTGGAAGAAAGAGTGGTGAAGAGGGTGTCAACAAAGTTAGTTGATTATGATTATCATCTGCCAGATGAGCTGATTGGACAAAAGCCTAGAGAGCCTAGAGATCACTCGAAGTTGATGATAGTTGATAAAGAGAATCAAAAGATAGAGCACAAACAATTTTTTAATATTATAGATTATTTAAAAGAGGGAGATGTTCTTGTAAGAAATTCAACAAAAGTTATACCTGCTAGACTTTTTGGTAAAAAAGAAACTGGTGGAGTATTGGAAATACTTTTAATTAAAAGAGTTAGTTTAGATACTTGGGAGTGCTTATTAAAGCCCGCTAAGAAATTGAAGGTAGGTCAAAAACTTGAAATTGGAGATAATAAAGAGCTTATTGCTGAACTTATTGAAATAAAAGATGATGGAAATAGAGTTCTGAAATTTTATTATGAAGGAGCATTTGAAGAGGTTCTAGATAAACTTGGAAAGATGCCTTTACCTCCATACATAGTTGAAGCTTTAGAGACAAAAGATAGATATCAAACTGTATATGCTATAAAAGGAGAATCAGTTGCTGCTCCAACAGCTGGACTGCATTTTACAACTGAACTTTTAGAAAAAATAAAAGCCAAAGGAATAGAGATTCTAGATGTATTTTTAGAAGTTGGATTAGGAACATTTAGACCGGTTCAAACTGAGGATGTTTTAGATCATAAGATGCATGAAGAGATTTTTGAAATACCGGAATATACAGTAGAAAGAATAAAAAAAGCAAAAGTTGAAAATAGAAGAGTTATTGCAGTTGGAACAACGACTGTTAGAGCTTTGGAATCATCATTAGATGAAGAGGGAAATTTAGTTTCGAAAATAGGTTCTACAGATATATTTATATATCCAGGATATGAATTTAAAGTTTTAGATGCTCTTATAACAAATTTCCATCTTCCAAAGTCGACACTTCTGATGTTGGTTTCGGCGTTTTCAACGAGAGAGTTTATGTTAGATGTATATAATGAAGCTGTAAAAGAGGAGTATCACTTCTTCAGTTTCGGAGATGCAATGTTTATTTGCTAGTAAAAGTGAGGTATAGTTATGAGAATAATTGCTGGTGAAGCAAAAGGAAAAAGATTAGAGTGTAGAAAAGGTGTAGATACAAGACCTACACAAGATAGTATAAAAGAGTCTCTTTTCTCAATAATAGCACCATATATAACAGATGCGAGATTCTTAGATCTGTTTAGTGGAACAGGAAATATAGCTTTAGAAGCTTTAAGTAGAGGAGCTAAAAGAGCTGTAATGATCGAGAAAGATCAAGAGGCATTAAAATATATAATAAAAAATATAAATAATTTAGGCTATGAAAATAAATCGAGAGCTTATAAGAATGAAGTTTTAAGAGCTGTTGAGATTTTAGGTAGAAAAGGTGAAAAGTTCGATATAATATTCATGGACCCTCCTTATAAAGATGAGGTATGTGAAAGAGTTATGAGAGCTGTATCTAAGGCTAACTTATTAGCTGAAGATGGACTTATAATTTGTGAGCATCATATGTTTGAAGATATGGCTGATGAAGTTGGAGAGTTCAGAAAAACAGATGAGAGAAAATATGGGAAAAAAGTTGTAACGTTCTATACAAGATAAATATAGGGGGTGGATTCATGAAAAAGGATAGTTTTGAGTTTAATATTAATGAGATTGATATGATAATTGAAAAATTAGATAGTGGTGAGTTATCTTTAGATGAATCAATAAAAGAGTATGAAAAAGCTATGAAGTTATTGAAAAAATCTTCTGATCTTTTAAATAAAGCAGAGGGAAAAATAATAAAAGTAGCATTAAATGGTGAAGAGATAGAGTTAGAGGTGGAAGAGGATGCTTAAAAATCACTTGAAATCTAGAAGAGAATTAATAGATTCTAAGATAGAGTTTTATCTAAATAAATTGGAGTATCCAAATGTTATTGCAGAGGGGATGAGGTACTCTGTTTTGAACGGTGGAAAAAGATTAAGACCAATTCTCTTGTTGATGGTGTTAGATCTTTATAAAAAAGATTTAGAGCTAGGGATTCCATCAGCGGTAGCTATTGAGCTAATTCATTCATACTCTTTAGTGCATGATGATCTACCCGCTTTAGATAATGATGATTATAGAAGAGGTAAACTTACAACTCATAAAAAATTTGGAGAAGCAGAAGCGATACTTATAGGTGATGCGTTGCTAACTCATTCTTTCTCTATTGTTGCTGATGAAAGTGAGGGAGTAGAGGCTTCAAAGCTTTTAAAAATTATAGGAAAAATATCTAGATATGCTGGTATAAACGGAATGATTGGTGGCCAGATGGTAGATATAGAAAGTGAAAAGAAAAAGGTTTCGTTAGAAACATTAGAGTATATTCATACCAATAAAACAGGGAAGCTTTTAAAGTTGCCAGTAGAGATTGGGGCTATAATTTCTGATGCGACAAAAGAGGAGTACGCAGCTTTGGAAAAATATTCAGAATTGATTGGCTTGGCTTTTCAAATAAAGGATGATATTTTAGATATTGAAGGTGATTTTGAAAAGATAGGTAAACCAGTAGGAAGTGATTTAGAGCTAGAGAAAACTACTTATCCAAGTATTTTCGGAATCGAGAAAAGTAAACAAATATTGAAAGATGTTGTTGAAGAAGCTAAAAATAGTTTGGGCGTTTTTCAAAAAGAAAGAGTTCGAATGTTTGTAGAATTAGCTGATTATATTGCTTTTAGAGAAAACTAAAGGGAGCTTTTTTAAGCTCCCTTTTTATTATTTCTTAGTTTTTATTTGACTTTCAAGCTCAGCTTTTCTAGTATTTTCTCCGTTTAGGATATAGATTAGATCACTTGCTAAATGAATTATATGGTCTGATAGTCTTTCGAATTTTTTATCAAGTAACATAAGTTCAGATCCACCAACAACATTTTCAGGAGTTTCTTTCATTTTTCCTAAGAAGTATGCAGTGTTTTCATCAATCAGATCATCAATCTCTTCATCTAAATAAAGGATGTTATAAAGCAAACTTACGTCTTCATTTAGGAAAGCCTCAACATACATTCCAAAAAGTCCTCTAATTTTTTTGGCAATTGGTAAAACTCTTTCGTTCATAGCGTAAGCTAAATTAGGTGATTTTTTTTCAATATCCTTAATAAGAGTAAGGTTTGCTTTTAAAAGGTCACCCATTCTTTCTAAAACTCTTACACTGTTAATTATCATAACTAACTTTCTAAGATTTTTAGCAGCAGGTTGGAATCTTGCCATTGTGATTATAGAGTCCTCTTTTAACTTAACTTCAAAAGAGTTTATAAAATCCTCTATCATTTTCGCTTCTCCATAAAGAGTTGGGTTGAAGCTATTATTTTGAAGCATTTCTAAGTTAACGTCAAAATTTCTTCCAACATATTTTAATGTTTCTAAATAGTGTTCATCTAATGCTTTTAAAGATTCAATTAAAGTTCTCATAAAATCTCCTTTTTATCCGAATTTTCCTGTGATATAATCCTCAGTCTTTTTAACTTTAGGTGTAGTGAAGATTTTAGAAGTTTCATCAAACTCTTCTAGAACACCTTGATAGAAAAATCCTGTGTAATCTGATATTCTTGATGCTTGTTGCATGTTGTGAGTAACGATAACGATACTGTAGTTTTTAGCTAATTCAACAATAAGTTCTTCTATTTTAGCAGTAGAGATTGGATCAAGAGCTGAAGTTGGCTCATCCATAAGCAGTATTTCAGGGTTGATAGATATAGCTCTAGCTATACAAAGTCTTTGTTGTTGTCCACCAGATAAACCAAGAGCTGATTGATGAAGTTTATCTTTAACTTCATCCCAAAGAGCAACAGCTTTTAAAGACGATTCAACGATTTC
This region includes:
- the prmC gene encoding peptide chain release factor N(5)-glutamine methyltransferase: MKLLDILKFSEEYLKKYSFSKPRLESEKIISHVLKLERITLYAYFDMELNLEQKEKIKDYLKAMARNRVTFDELPKEEKNIAEEKDFSVENRELLQKSIQYLQNNDVADAKLDAEYIFAHVLNVKRTVLSLNLRREIKEEEKSEIKELLHKRAKAKKPLQYLLGEWEFYGLPFKVDERVLIPRADTEILVEQCKFILSELQNPKVLDIGTGSGAISVTIAKEVPDADVLGADISTDALEVAVENRKLNDVEKNLKFIKSDVFSNIKDTDYDMIISNPPYIPKEEYEELMPEVKLHEPSGALTDNGDGYYFYKKISEESPKYLKDGGYLAFEVGYNQAFEVSEFMKKAGFEIVGVIKDYAGIDRVVIGRKSGEEGVNKVS
- the prfA gene encoding peptide chain release factor 1, which codes for MFTKLEEVIVRFDELTEALGSPEVLSNPKKMMECNKALNDITPIVEKYKEYKRYQEDLEFIKDNIRGEKDPDMKEMMQEELKEIEEIIPNIEQEMKVLLLPKDPNDDRNVIIEIRGGAGGDEAALFAGNLFRMYTRYAERKKWKIEIIEKQEIGVGGIKEAVFSITGQGAYSRLKFESGVHRVQRVPETESSGRIHTSTATVAVLPEVDEVQDVKINSSDLKIDTFRASGAGGQHVNMTDSAVRITHLPSGVIVQCQDERSQLKNREKAMKHLASKLYEMELEKQRSAVESERRLQVGSGDRSEKIRTYNYPQGRITDHRIKFTAHQLEAFLDGDIDHMIDALTTFAQAEMLSSSAE
- the queA gene encoding tRNA preQ1(34) S-adenosylmethionine ribosyltransferase-isomerase QueA yields the protein MSTKLVDYDYHLPDELIGQKPREPRDHSKLMIVDKENQKIEHKQFFNIIDYLKEGDVLVRNSTKVIPARLFGKKETGGVLEILLIKRVSLDTWECLLKPAKKLKVGQKLEIGDNKELIAELIEIKDDGNRVLKFYYEGAFEEVLDKLGKMPLPPYIVEALETKDRYQTVYAIKGESVAAPTAGLHFTTELLEKIKAKGIEILDVFLEVGLGTFRPVQTEDVLDHKMHEEIFEIPEYTVERIKKAKVENRRVIAVGTTTVRALESSLDEEGNLVSKIGSTDIFIYPGYEFKVLDALITNFHLPKSTLLMLVSAFSTREFMLDVYNEAVKEEYHFFSFGDAMFIC
- the xseB gene encoding exodeoxyribonuclease VII small subunit, which produces MKKDSFEFNINEIDMIIEKLDSGELSLDESIKEYEKAMKLLKKSSDLLNKAEGKIIKVALNGEEIELEVEEDA
- the pstB gene encoding phosphate ABC transporter ATP-binding protein PstB, giving the protein MKQDVRISVKDFNFYYGDFKALKGISMDILKNKVTALIGPSGCGKSTFLRSINRMNDLITGVKYEGEILLDDQNVFDKQFDIVELRKKVGMVFQKPNPFPKSIYENLVYAPKLHGETDKKKLDEIVESSLKAVALWDEVKDKLHQSALGLSGGQQQRLCIARAISINPEILLMDEPTSALDPISTAKIEELIVELAKNYSIVIVTHNMQQASRISDYTGFFYQGVLEEFDETSKIFTTPKVKKTEDYITGKFG
- the rsmD gene encoding 16S rRNA (guanine(966)-N(2))-methyltransferase RsmD, which translates into the protein MRIIAGEAKGKRLECRKGVDTRPTQDSIKESLFSIIAPYITDARFLDLFSGTGNIALEALSRGAKRAVMIEKDQEALKYIIKNINNLGYENKSRAYKNEVLRAVEILGRKGEKFDIIFMDPPYKDEVCERVMRAVSKANLLAEDGLIICEHHMFEDMADEVGEFRKTDERKYGKKVVTFYTR
- a CDS encoding polyprenyl synthetase family protein, which translates into the protein MLKNHLKSRRELIDSKIEFYLNKLEYPNVIAEGMRYSVLNGGKRLRPILLLMVLDLYKKDLELGIPSAVAIELIHSYSLVHDDLPALDNDDYRRGKLTTHKKFGEAEAILIGDALLTHSFSIVADESEGVEASKLLKIIGKISRYAGINGMIGGQMVDIESEKKKVSLETLEYIHTNKTGKLLKLPVEIGAIISDATKEEYAALEKYSELIGLAFQIKDDILDIEGDFEKIGKPVGSDLELEKTTYPSIFGIEKSKQILKDVVEEAKNSLGVFQKERVRMFVELADYIAFREN
- a CDS encoding PhoU domain-containing protein — its product is MRTLIESLKALDEHYLETLKYVGRNFDVNLEMLQNNSFNPTLYGEAKMIEDFINSFEVKLKEDSIITMARFQPAAKNLRKLVMIINSVRVLERMGDLLKANLTLIKDIEKKSPNLAYAMNERVLPIAKKIRGLFGMYVEAFLNEDVSLLYNILYLDEEIDDLIDENTAYFLGKMKETPENVVGGSELMLLDKKFERLSDHIIHLASDLIYILNGENTRKAELESQIKTKK